The Pempheris klunzingeri isolate RE-2024b chromosome 15, fPemKlu1.hap1, whole genome shotgun sequence genome contains the following window.
CCGACATCATCGTCAGCGAGGTGCTCCACGGTGGCGATGGCACAGACATCCGCTGCGGTGTCATCGGAGAGATCGGCACCGGCTGGCCCATAACGGAGAGCGAGACGAAGGTGCTGAGGGCCACAGCTCACGCCCAGGCCCAGCTCGGCTGCCCCGTCATCATCCACCCCGGGAGGAATCCTTCCGCCCCGGCTGAAGTCGTCCGGATTCTTCAGGAGGCTGGCGGTGACATCAGCAAAACTGTCATGtcacacctggacaggtgagAAATCCCTGAAAACAGTTTAGGgatcatagattttttttttgacacttgATCAGCCTTTCCAATATCAGTGCCCGTTAGTTACAATCAAATTTAACGCCTCTAAACCTCACTACTTCCTGACATTTTTTGtccaaatgtgtaaaaaatTACCATTCATTAATTTCACAATCTCCCACGTGAATATCTCCAGCTCTGAAAGCAGTGGAGGAACAACAGTCCTCTTCCTGTTAGGTGTCATAAAATGATTCCAGTAGGAAATCAGACCCGATGGCACACAATGTGAAATGCACTGTCGCAGATTCTCCACAAAGATCATTTTATTGTTGACTGTAATTATAGCAATGTTTCACAGTGATCGTGTTATGAGGTATTAACGGTGAATAATTCTAAAGTCACTCTAATGGCTACAACGATAAGCATAATTTGAATGGACATAAAATCTGTGTGGAAATCAATTTAAATCTTTTGATCTGCTTTTTGAAGAAAAAATAGGTTTTCTGGGTATAAAGATAGGTGAAAACTGAAAAGATTAACCTCATTTGTAGAGTAGTTTCACAAGTCAAATATTTATGGGTGAAAAACGAGTGCAAAGGTTTATGATATATATTCAGTTTGAGACTGAAATATGATTTTTGACTGAAACTTTTTGATTTCCAATGTCAGTTCACGTGCTATTTTTACCTTCACCATTCAAAACATGTTGTTAAATCAGATAAACATCATTCCACAGTTGATCccaatatttttttacatctgcTTCAAGACAAATTAGTTGAATCGCTGCTATGTTAATCGCCGGCATTTTCCATTCTTAGGAAAGTTACAGAAATTCCATTGAATTTTACCCCTAATAAAAACAAGCTGGGATGAACATCCTCTTTTAAAGCGTGTTTCATCTTCATCTCATTAACTTTCTGTCCTTTTTCCTGCAGGACTATATTTGATGATGGTGAGCTGCTTGAGTATGCGAAGCTGGGCAGTTATCTGGAGTATGATCTGTTTGGAACCGAGATGCTGAACTACCCGTACAACCTGGACGTGGACATGCCCAGTGACAGTCAGAGGGTGAAGGCGTGAGTAACACTGCTCAGGGTTAAATTTGTCTTTTCAGAGTGATTTTAGTCATTAGACGTGCCGAGATGTGtccactatatatatatatatatatatatatatatgtattggaCACATCATATGCACACTGaatatattcattcatcatGCACGTGTAGCCCACGTCAGTTGCGTATATCAATTAGagcaaaatgctgcttttgtgttttactCCCCGTGGAGGGAAGAGCATGTCCTCCAGTTTATTCACAGACACTGTGAGACACTAATCTCCCACTACAGCGGaggtgaggagtgtgtgtcagcagcaggaGTGATGAATGAGTGATGCTGCTCCCAGTAGTCACACACTGGCAAGATGTTTGCCCGCATATACAAAAAGACATGTTTGAACAGCACATTGGCAGATCGGCAACTACAGTATGTTCTTTAACTAAAACCGTCAGTTGTGTTGCGTTGAGgacaccttgtttttttttcacatctctTTGTTCATGCTCAGCTTGGCGCTCCTTGTGAAGGAGGGCTATGAGGACAACATAGTGATCGCCCACGACATCCACACCAAGAACCGTCTCACCAAGTATGGCGGCCACGGCTACTCTCACATCCTGAAGAACATTGTGCCGAAGATGCTGATTAGAGGCATCTCACAGCACCAGGTGGACAAGATCCTCATCGACAACCCGAAACGCTGGCTGACcttcaaataaagcaaaaaaaaaaagagaaccaAGGAAGCCGTTTTGGTGTAGCGGTTATTTTATCTTCAGATGATGACTAAACACCCCACAATGAATACTTTGAGATCTTTGCAATAATCACAGTCCAGACTCATTTATCAGCGTGCTTTTGGACCCTTAAATCACTGAGCTTACAGAGTTTGTGCATGTTCTTAATTTTCCGCATAGCAAAATGTTTTATAACTTCATAATTCCAGTGGAAAATAATTACACACTTTTGTTTCATCCAGCTGAAAGAGTTTTTATACAGGCCCTCATTAACTGAAagttgattttatatttttgattattGAACATTGACTTTGTAAGCAGACTGTATGAGGGAGCCTTGCAGGATCACAGTGCCTCTAACAAGCAGCCTTGATTTATTCGCTTTTCATtgtcacaaacaaaaaaatagctTTGTCTTGGTTGCAAAAATGTGAACGCAATCTAAGACTAACATTTTCCTGTAGAGGCATTATCTACAGAGGTGCTTTCAAATATGGTGCTAATTGATTTCTCAGTTTCAACGTcacatttgctttctt
Protein-coding sequences here:
- the pter gene encoding N-acetyltaurine hydrolase; this translates as MSALSGKVQTVLGLVDPDQLGRTMTHEHLTMTFECCYFPPPPGDETVAENPFQMQHMHWLRQNPYSCHENLLLLQETSAVRDELQAYRKAGGGTIVENTTTGIDRDLPTLRQLAKDTGVHIVAGAGYYVDCTHTEATKRMSVEKLTDIIVSEVLHGGDGTDIRCGVIGEIGTGWPITESETKVLRATAHAQAQLGCPVIIHPGRNPSAPAEVVRILQEAGGDISKTVMSHLDRTIFDDGELLEYAKLGSYLEYDLFGTEMLNYPYNLDVDMPSDSQRVKALALLVKEGYEDNIVIAHDIHTKNRLTKYGGHGYSHILKNIVPKMLIRGISQHQVDKILIDNPKRWLTFK